The proteins below are encoded in one region of Anabaena sphaerica FACHB-251:
- the rsfS gene encoding ribosome silencing factor, with protein MTDYFQGNLPLESVPRTRNTVNSAMAETDDGSEKLARTIAEAGSERKAGDIILLKLAEVSYLSDYFVMMTGYSRVQVRAIAAAIEDKVETDLQRRPLRTEGKAEGSWVLQDYGDVIVHIMMPKEREFYNLEAFWIHAERISLPNSD; from the coding sequence ATGACTGATTATTTTCAAGGAAATTTGCCACTAGAATCTGTCCCACGGACAAGAAACACAGTAAACAGCGCCATGGCTGAAACTGATGATGGAAGTGAAAAATTAGCGAGAACCATAGCCGAAGCTGGGTCAGAACGCAAAGCAGGTGACATTATATTGCTCAAATTAGCAGAAGTGTCTTACCTGTCTGATTACTTTGTGATGATGACTGGCTATTCTAGGGTCCAAGTCAGAGCGATCGCCGCAGCCATAGAAGATAAAGTCGAAACCGACCTGCAACGCCGTCCCTTAAGAACCGAAGGAAAAGCTGAGGGAAGTTGGGTACTGCAAGACTATGGCGACGTGATCGTTCACATCATGATGCCCAAGGAACGGGAGTTTTATAATTTAGAAGCGTTCTGGATTCATGCAGAACGCATATCGTTACCAAACTCTGATTAG